The sequence CGGCCGTTATGACGGGCCGGACGGCGACACTTGCGACCCCCTCGATACGGCGGCTAAAGAGGCGCAGAAAGGCCGGGGATCGGGTCCCTGGGAACAGGATGACAGATCAGGCGATTTTGGTCACCGGTGCCGCCGGATTCATCGGCTTTCACCTCGCCCGGCAGCTTCTGGCCGAAGGCCGGCCGGTCGTCGGGCTCGACAATCTCAACAGCTATTATGACCCGGCACTGAAACAGGCGCGCCTGGAACTGCTCAGCCGCGATTCCCGCTTCGCCTTCGTCAAGGCCGATCTCGCCGACCGCGGAGCCATGTCGGCGCTGTTTGCGCGCCACCGATTCACGCAAGTCGTGCACATGGCCGCCCAGGCCGGCGTGCGCTACTCGATCGAGCAGCCGCAGGCTTACGCCGATTCCAATCTGCAGGGCTTTCTCAACGTGCTGGAGGGCTGCCGCCACAATGGCTGCCGCCATCTCGTCTACGCCTCGTCATCCTCCGTTTACGGCGCCAACACGAAACTGCCATTTGCGGTCAAGGACCGCACCGACCATCCGGTGAGCTTCTACGCTGCGACCAAGAAGGCCAACGAGGTGATGGCGCAGTCCTACAGCCATCTCTACCGGCTGCCGGTCACGGCCTTGCGCTTCTTCACCATCTACGGCCCGTGGGGACGGCCCGATATGGCCATGTTTCTGTTTGTGAACGCCATCATGGAGGGCCGGCCGATCCGGCTCTTTAACCATGGCAGGATGCGCCGCGACTTCACCTATATTGACGATGTCACCCGTGTCGTGTCCAAGCTGATCGATCGGGTGCCTGTGGATGATCCGGCTGCCGCAAATGCGCCGTCTAAGGTCTACAATGTCGGCAACCACCACCCCGAGGAGCTGATGCATGTCGTCGGACTCCTGGAGCAGGAGCTGGGTCGGACGGCGATCAAAGAATTGCTGCCGATGCAGCCGGGAGACGTCTTGGAAACGTTCGCGGATGTCAAGGACCTGATGCGCGACACCGGCTTTGCGCCGTCAACGCCGATCGCGCAGGGGGTCCGTAATTTTGTCACCTGGTATCGGGACTACTTCAAGGTTTGAGATGACGATGGACAAACGCATTATCCCCCTGATCATGTGCGGCGGTGCCGGCACGCGGCTGTGGCCAGCCTCGCGCGAGGTGCGCCCGAAGCAGTTCCTGCCGCTGTTCGGCACGCGCTCGACCTTCCAGGACACGCTGCTGCGCGTCTCGGATGCATCGCTGTTCGATCGCCCGATCGTCATCACCAATGCGGCCTATCGCTTCATGGTGCTGGAGCAGCTCGCCGAGATCGGCATCGAGGCCGACGTGATCCTCGAGCCGATGCGGCGCGACTCCGGCCCTGCGATCGCAGCCGGCGCCGTGTTCGCGCAGAACCGCGCCAGTGAAGCGATCGTGCTCGCGCTCGCCGCCGATCACGTCGTGCAGGACAATGCCGCCTTCGTCGCGGCGTGCCGCGAAGGCCTCACCGCCGCGAGCGCCGGGCGCATCGTCACCTTCGGCGTCAAGCCGGAGCGGCCCGCGACCGAATATGGCTATATCAGCCCGGGCGACGTGATCTCCGGAGAGGTTCACGCGGTCGCGCGTTTCGTCGAGAAGCCCGACGCCGTGAAGGCGGCCGACTACGTCAATTCGGGCTACCTCTGGAACAGCGGCAACTTCATGTTCCCGGCGGCCGTCCTGCTCGACGAATACCGCAAGGTCGATGCGGCAAGCGTCGAGACGGTCTCCAACGCGGTCACCAATGCCGGCCGCGATCTCGGCTTCGTCACGCTGGAGCCCGAGGCGTTCGGCGCGGCCAAGGCGATCTCGATCGACTATGCCGTGATGGAGAAGACCTCGCGCGCCGCCGTGGTGCCGGTGTCCTGCGGCTGGTCCGATGTCGGCTCCTGGCATGCGGTGTGGGAGCTGTCCGAGAAGGACGCGCAGGGCAACGCGGCGCACGGCACCGCGGTGTTCGAGGATTCCCGCAACTGCAACGTCACCACCGATTCCGCGCTGGTCGCGCTCGAAGGCGTCGATGATCTCGTCGTGGTCGCGACTGCGGACGCGGTGCTCGTCTCGCGCCAGAAGGATGCCAACGGCCTGAAGCGTCTGGTGACCAAGCTCAAGACGGTCGCGCCGAAGGTCACCGAGGAGCATCTCAAGGTGCACCGTCCGTGGGGCAGCTATCAGTCCGTCGACAACGGCGCGCGCCACCAGGTCAAGCGCATCGTGGTGAAGCCGGGCGGACGGCTGTCGCTGCAGAAGCACCACCATCGTGCCGAGCACTGGATCGTGGTCCGCGGCGCGGCCCAGGTGACCGTCAACGAGACCGTGAAGACCGTGCACGAGAACGAGTCGATCTACATCCCCATGGGCGCGGTCCATCGTCTTGAAAACCCCGGTAAAATCATGCTGGAGCTGATCGAGGTCCAGACCGGCTCCTATCTCGGGGAAGACGACATCATCCGGATTGAAGACGACTATCAAAGGTCGTAACCAGCAGGCTCCGAATCACGCGACCCGGGCCGGTAAGGCGGTCTCTTTTCCGGCTTAAGGCCCGGGGAACGTGTAACTTTTTGAATCAAATCGTGTCCGGACCGTCAGGCCGGCATTCGCCACAAATATGGCGCCCGTGCTAGAAGCGGCCCGGGGATTTGCGTTGAATCGGGGTTTGCTCAGATGAGTTCCAAAGGGTCTGCACCGGCAAAGGCCGGCTTGCGCGTCGGCGTGATTGGCGCGGGCGTTATGGGCAGCAACCATGCGCGCGTGCTTAGCGGTCTTCCCGGCGTCAGCCTCGTCGGCGTCGTCGATCCGTCACCGGCGCATCTGACGCGCACCACCGAGCTTGCGGGCTGCCAGGGCTTCGAGACGCTCGACCAGCTCTTCGCCGCCGGCGTCGATGCCGTCACCATCGCGGCGCCGACCCATCTGCATCACGAGGTCGCGCTCGCCTGCATCGCCAAGAACATCCATGTCCTGGTCGAGAAGCCGATTGCGTCCACGGTCGAAGAGGGCCGCGAGATTGTCGCCGCTGCGCGAGATGCAGGCGTGACGCTGATGGTCGGCCATGTCGAGCGGTTCAATCCGGCAGTTGCCGCCGTCAAGCAGGCGATCGCAGGCGAGGACATTCTCTCCATCGCGATCACGCGCGTCGGCCCGTTCCCGCCGCGCATGTCCAATGTCGGCGTCGTCATCGACCTTGCCGTGCACGACATCGACCTGATCCGCTGGTTCACCGAATCCGACATCGTCGAGGTGCAGCCGCAATTGTCGAGCGCGGTCGCCGAGCGCGAGGACATCGCGCTGCTCCAATTCCGCACCGCCAATGGCGTGCTCGCCCACATCAACACCAACTGGCTGACGCCGTTCAAGGCGCGCAGCGTCACGGTCGCGACCCGCGGCAAATATGTGATGGGCGATCTGCTCACGCGCCAGGTCACCGAGTGCTTCGGCTTCAAGCCGGATGGCAGCTATTCGATGCGGCATCTGCCGGTCGGCCATGACGAGCCGCTGCGCGCAGAGCTGATCGCGTTCCTTAAAGCCGTGCGCCATGGCGAGACGCCGGCGGTCACGGGCGATGAGGGCGTTGCCAGCCTCGAGATCGCGACGCAGTGCCTGGAGACGCCCTCGCGTCCCGCCGCGACGGCGCCCGCCCGCAAGGAGCCGCGCCGCGTCGCCGGCTGATCCCTTTCCATGTCGACTACTCAAGAAGGCGTCATGAACCAGCATCTGCGTTCCGAACCCATTCCCTTCATCGACGTCGCCTCGCAGCGCCGCCGGCTCGGCGCCTCGCTCGACGCCGCCGTCAAGCGCGTGATGGACCATTGCCAGTTCGTCAACGGGCCCGAAGTCTTCGAGCTCGAGAAGCAGCTGGCGGCCTACTCAGGCGCCAAGCACGTGATCGGCTGCGCCAGCGGCACCGACGCGATCCTGATGGTGATGATGGCGAAGAATGTCGGGCCCGGCGATGCCGTGTTTTGTCCGTCCTTCACCTTCATCGCGACGGCGTCGCCGGTGGCGCGGACCGGTGCGACGCCCGTTTATGTCGACGTCGACGAGACGACCTTCAACATGAGCCCGGAATCGCTCAAACGCGGCATCGCGACCGCCCGGAAAGCGGGCCTGAAGCCGGTCGCGGTGATTCCGGTCGACCTGTTCGGCCAGCCCGCCGATCACGACGCCATTGCCGAGATCGCCAGGGCCGAAGGCCTGTTCGTGCTCGACGACGCCGCACAAGGCTTTGGCGCGAGCTACAAGGGCCGCAAGCTCGGTACGCTGGCGCTCGCCACCGCAACGAGCTTCTTCCCGGCAAAGCCGCTCGGCTGCTTCGGCGATGGCGGCGCGATCTTCACCGATGACGACGAGCTCGCGGCGACGCTGCGCAGCATCCGCGTGCACGGGCAGGGCGTCGACAAATACGACAACGTCCGCCTCGGCCTCACCGGCCGGCTCGACACCATGCAGGCCGCGGTCCTGATCGAGAAGCTGAAGATCTTTGACGACGAGATCGCCGCCCGCAACAGGGTCGCGGAACGCTATGCGCGCGGCCTCAGCAACGTCGTCACCGTGCCGCGCCTTGCACCCGGCAACACTTCGGTCTGGGCGCAGTACACCATTCGCCTGCCTGAAGGCACCGACCGCGACGGCTTTGCGGCCGCGCTGAAGGCCCAGGGCGTGCCGACCGCGATCTATTACGGCAAGTCGATGCACCAGCAGACCGCCTACAAGCAGTATCCGGTCGCCGAAGGCGGATTGCCGGGTTGCGAGCGCCTGTCGCAGGACGTCATCAGCCTGCCGATGCACGCCTATCTGACCGAAGCCGACCAGGAGCGAATCATCGCCGCCGTGCGCGGCGCGCTCGCGGGCTGATTTCTTCCCCTCTCCCCTTGCGGGAGAGGGTGGCTTCGCGAAGCGAAGCCGGGTGAGGGGTATCTCTCCGCACGGTATGCGCTGAGAGATACCCCTCACCCCAATGAGCCTGCGTCTACCAGCGTCGCTGCCCTCTCCGCAAGGGGAGAGGGCGCAGCCATGCGCATCGCAAGATGCAATCGACCTCTGCCCGATAAGCCTCTAGAAGAGTCCGCATGCTCGGACGCATCTTCACGGTCGGTGGTTACACGCTGCTCTCGCGGCTGACGGGGTTTGCCCGCGACATCATGCTCGCGGCGATTCTCGGCGCCGGCCCGGTGGCCGACGCCTTTTTCGTGGCGTTGCGGCTGCCCAATCATTTTCGCGCGATCTTCGCCGAGGGCGCCTTCAACGCCGCCTGGGTGCCGGCCTATGCGCATGTCCATGGCGAGAAGGGGGAGGCGGCGGCAAAACTGTTCGCCGACCGCATCTTCACCCTGCTGCTGGCCTCGCAGGTGCTGCTGCTGATCGTCGCCTGGCTGTTCATGCCGCAGGCCATGAGCATTCTGGCGCCAGGCTTTTCCGAGGATGCCGAGCAGCGCAAGCTCGCAATCGAGCTGACCCGGATCACCTTTCCCTATCTGCTGCTGATCACGCTGGTGACGCTCTATGGCGGCATGCTCAACGTGATGCAGCGCTTCGCGAGCGCCGCGGCCGCATCGATCTTCCTCAACGTCGCGATGATGATGACGCTGGCGGTTGCCGTCTGGTTTCCGACCGCGGGCCATGCCGCCGCCTGGGGCGTGCTGATCTCCGGCTTCCTGCAATATTTCCTGCTCGCAGGCGATCTCGCCCGTCATGGTGGCCTGCCGCGCTTTGCGCCGCTCAAGCTCGACGAAGACGTCCGCGGCTTCTTCAAGGCGCTGGGCCCGGCAACACTCGGCTCGATGGGCACGCAGGTCGCGCTGTTCGCCGACACCATCATCGCGACCTTCCTGCCCGCGGGCGCGCTGTCGGCGCTCTATTATGCCGACCGGCTCAACCAGCTCCCGATCGGCGTCATCGGCATCGCCATCGGCACGGTGCTGCTGCCGGAGATGTCGCGGCGGATCACGGCCAACGACCATGACGGCGCAATGAGGGCGCAGCGCCGCGCCTTCGATTTCACGCTGCTGTTCTCGGTGCCGTTCGTCGCAGCGTTTCTCACCGTGCCTGATGCGATCATGCGCGCGCTGTTCGCGCGCGGTGCGTTCTCCAAGGCCGACGCCGCCGCCGCCGGCGCCACGCTCGCGGCCTATGCCATCGGCCTGATCCCGTTCGTGCTGATCCGCAGCGCGGTCGCGACGTTCTACGCGCGCAAGGACACTGCCACGCCGGTGCGGGCCTCGCTGACCGGCATCGCCGTCAACGTCGCACTGAAGGTCGCCTTGATGGGATCGCTGGCCCAGATCGGTCTTGCGCTGGCGACCGCCGTCGGGGTCTGGACCAATCTGTTGCTGGTGCTGTTCTTCGCCGTGCGGCGCGGCTTCCTCGTGCTGGACCGCGCCTGGCTGATGTCGATCGGCAAGTTCCTGCTGATCGGAATCATTCTGGCTGCGGCGTTCTGGTTGATCGCGCGTTTCAGCCATTCCATTCTGGGCTCGATGCACTTCCAGGACGAAGCGACGCTGGCCCTGCTCGCCGTCGGCGGCACGATCGTCTACGCGCTCGCGATCCTCGTGCTGTTCGGCCGCAAGTGGCTGGTCTCACTGGTGCGCGGCTAGGCGCCGGAGTGAGGTGCTCGCCTCCAGGATGCAGTCAGCCTCCGCACATCCCTTGATTTTATGCGATTGCCGTGGTAGTAACGCCCCATGATTAAATTGGTGCGCAAAGTCAACCTCTCGAACATGACCCGCTTTGGCTGGGCCGTGGAAGGAGTCGCGCGCTAGGAATTCGACGACGACACCTTTTCCACCAGGCCCCGCCGGCATCGGACGGGGCCTTTTCATTGGCCACGCTCCCTGCCGGCACAACAGCAGGAGCATCCGATGCCACCACAATTGACGAACACCACGAGCGAGCCGGAGGTCGATGCCGCGCGGCTTCGCCTGGACTTCTCCATCGCCTTGAGCCTGCTCGGGCGATATTGGCGCGCGTTCTGGCGCCAGCGATCACGAGTCACCTTGCACGATCTGAGCGACAGGGAGCTGATGGATATCGGCCTGACGCGTGGCGAGATCGAGCACATCGCGCCCGAGCGTGCTATCGAAAGGCTGCGAGATCGCGCAGCGGATCTGTGGAGGCGCAGTGGGATGTAACTTCCTAAGGTGGGCGGCGTCTTCTTTTTGGCGGGCTCCTCAGGATGAGGTCGTGTTTCGCGGCGCAAACTAGACGGCATGGTGACGGGCGCGCGGCGCTTTCCCCGCCCGCGACCCATGCGCCTGCCCAAACCCATTTGCCTTGCCACTTTTTCCACGGCAATATGCCGGCAAAACAACCATAGGACGGGTTAAGACAATGGCGGCTCCCATCAAGTTCGGCGTTGGCCAAAGTGTGCTGCGCAAGGAGGATGACGCGCTCATCCGCGGCAAGGGCCGCTATACCGACGATTATGCGCCGCAGGCCGCGCTCCGCTGCTTGATGCTGCGCTCGCCGCATGCGCATGCCAAATACACCATCGATGCAGGCCGCGCCCGCGGCTTGCCCGGTGTCGCGCTGATCCTGACTGCGGATGACGTCAAGGATCTCGGCAATCTGCCCTGCCTTTTCAACCTCGAGACCGATCCGTTCACCGGCCCGCCTTACCCGATCCTCGCCAAGGACGAGGTGCGCCATGTCGGCGATTCCATCGCCTTCGTCGTCGCCGAGACCATCGACCAGGCCCGCGACGCGATCGAGGCGATCGAGGTCAAATGGTCGCCGCTGCCGGCGGTGACCGGCGTCGTCAATGCCGTGAAGAAGGGCGCGCCGCAGGTCTGGCCGGACAAGGCCGGCAACGTGCTGTTCGATGTCTCGATCGGCGACAAGGCGGCGACGGAAGCTGCGTTCGCCAAGGCGCATGCGGTGGCCGAAATCTCCATCGTCAATCCGCGCGTGGTCGCGAGCTTCATGGAGACGCGCGCGGCGGTCTGCGAATACGACGCCAAGCGCGACCATCTGACGCTGACGGTCGGCAGCCAGGGCAGCCACCGCCTGCGCGATATCCTGTGCCAGAACGTGCTCAACATTCCCACCGACAAGATGCGGGTGATCTGCCCCGACGTCGGCGGCGGCTTTGGCACAAAACTGTTTCCGTACCGCGAATACGCGCTGATGGCAGTTGCGGCGCGCAAGCTGAAGAAGGCGGTGAAGTGGGCTGCCGACCGCTCCGAGCATTTCATGGGCGATGCGCAGGGCCGCGACAACGTCACCACCGCGAAGATGGCGCTGACTGAAGACGGCAAGTTCCTCGCGATGGACTGCGACCTCATGGGCGACATGGGCGCGTATCTCTCGACCTTCGGGCCCTACATCCCGCATGGCGGCGCCGGCATGCTGCCGGGCCTCTACGACATCCAGGCCTTCCACTGCCGGGTGCGCACCATCTTCACCCATAGCGTGCCAGTCGATGCCTATCGCGGCGCGGGTCGTCCTGAGGCAGCCTATGTCATCGAGCGTCTCGTCGATGCCTGCGCGCGAAAACTCGACATGACGCCGGACGCCATCCGCCGCAAGAACTTCATCCAGCCGAAGGCGCTGCCTTACAAGACGGCCACCGGCAAGGTCTACGATTCCGGCGACTTTGCCGCGCATCTCAAGCGCGCGATGGAGATCGCGGAATGGAAGGAGTTTCCCAAGCGGGCCAAGGCGGCCAAGAAGGGCGGCCTGATCCGCGGCATCGGGCTCGCGAGCTATGTCGAGATCTGTGGTGTGATGGGTGAGGAGACGGCCAATGTCCGCCTCGATCCCAATGGCGACGTCACCGTCCTCATCGGCACACAGTCGAGCGGGCAGGGCCACCAGACCGCCTATGCGCAGATCGTCGCCGAGCAGTTCGGCCTGCCGCCCGAGCGTGTGCATATCCGCCAGGGCGATACTGACGAGATCGCAACGGGGCTTGGCACCGGCGGTTCGGCCTCGATTCCCACCGGCGGCGTCTGCGTGGAGCGCGCTGCCGGAGATCTGGGCAAGAAGTTGAAGGAGCTTGCAGCGCAGGCGCTGGAAGCGAGCGCCGGCGACCTCGAGATCACCGACGGTGTGGTCCGCATTTCGGGCACTGACCGTTCGGTCTCGTTCGCCGATCTCGCCAAGCGGCCCGGCGTCGATCCGGCCAAGCTGAATGGCAGCGCGACCTTTGCCAGCGCCGACGGCACCTATCCGAACGGCACGCATCTGGCGGAGGTCGAGATCGATCCGGCTACCGGCATCATCAAGATCGTCAACTACGTGATCGTCGACGATTTCGGCAAGACGCTCAATCCACTGCTTTTGGCGGGCCAGGTGCATGGCGGCGCCATGCAGGGCATCGGCCAGGCGCTGATGGAGCAGGTGGTCTATGGCGCGGGCGACGGGCAGCTCATCACCGCGACCTTCATGGACTACGCGCTGCCGCGCGCGGCCGATGGTCCCGCCTTCGTGTTCGAGACGGCCAACGTTCCCTGCAAGACCAATCCGCTGGGGGTGAAGGGGGCGGGCGAGGCCGGCGCCATCGGCTCCTGCCCGGCCATCGTCAACGCCATCGTCGACGCCCTCTGGCGCGAATACAAGATCGACCACATCGACATGCCGGCAACGCCGGAGCGGGTGTGGATCGCCATCAACGAGCACCATCGCCGCCACAGCCTCTAAAACCCGATCTCCGCGCGCACGGGAATAAACGCGCCGCGCGGGGTTCTACCCATGATGGGGTCCCGGCTTCCCGTGAAGCCGGTGAAGTCTCATTCCCTGAACGTCTCGAGAGCCGGAGAAACGGACCAATGAAACGGACGATGATTGTCGCGGGCGCCCTCCTGCTGGGCGCGGGCGCCGTGATGGCGCAACAGGAGATTGCCGTCCAGCAGGACAATCTGATGCGCTCGATCGCCAAGAACCAGTATGGCGTCATCCAGAAGATGACGAAGGGCGATATCCCCTTCGACCAGAAGGCGGCCGATCACGCCATCGCCAACATCGAGGCCGATGTTGCCAAGATCGCCAAGACCTTCGAGGTCAATCCCAAGCAGGACGTCGTCAACGCGACCTATGGCGCCTCGCCGAAGGTCTGGCAGAACAAGGCCGATTTCGACTCCAAGATCCCGCCGGTGCAGAAGGCGATCGCCGACGTCAAGGGCAAGATCACCGACGTCGCGAGCCTGAAGGCGGCCTACACCGCGATCAACGACCGCTGCACCGATTGTCACGAAACCTATCGCCTGAAGTTGAAATAACCGGGCGAAGTTCGTTTGTAGCCCGGATGGAGCGCAGCGTAATCCGGGAAGCCTGCGTGACTTGATGGACCTGTCCCGGAGTGCGCTCCGCTTCATCCGGGCTACTAAGGCGGTTGCGAAAGCAGCCGCTTTTTTGTTGCGTCATAGCTCGGATGAGCGAAGCGATATCCGGGGAGCCTTAGCTGATAGTCTGTCCCGGATGTCGCTTCGCTCATCCGGGCTACATGACTCATAACCAGCCAATGAGTCGGCCCGCAGAAATTCTGTGCGCAAGGCCTGACGGATCGCCGTGAGAGCGGCTATCTTTGTGCCAACGGCCGTGCGCTGACACGAGTCGACGCATCTCGCTCCCGACTGCTTCATGACGTCAGGAGTTCCAACGCGCGGCGAGCATCAGAACAGCGAGACAGGCCATGGCAAAACCGTTCCCGTCGAAGACCCATATCGGCAACCATATGCTGCATCCGGAAACCCTGATGCTGACCTATGGCTATGATCCGCAATTGTCGGAAGGCGCCATCAAGCCGCCGGTGTTCCTGACCTCGACCTTCGTGTTCAAGACCGCCGAAGACGGGCAGGACTTCTTCGATTACGTCGCCGGCCGGCGCGAGCCGCCGGAAGGCATGGGCGCGGGCCTGGTCTATTCGCGCTTCAACCACCCCAACAGCGAGATCGTCGAGGACCGGCTCGCGGTCTATGAGCGCACCGAAAGCTGCGCGCTGTTCTCGTCGGGCATGGCGGCCATCGCGA is a genomic window of Bradyrhizobium sp. CB1717 containing:
- a CDS encoding mannose-1-phosphate guanylyltransferase/mannose-6-phosphate isomerase, whose product is MDKRIIPLIMCGGAGTRLWPASREVRPKQFLPLFGTRSTFQDTLLRVSDASLFDRPIVITNAAYRFMVLEQLAEIGIEADVILEPMRRDSGPAIAAGAVFAQNRASEAIVLALAADHVVQDNAAFVAACREGLTAASAGRIVTFGVKPERPATEYGYISPGDVISGEVHAVARFVEKPDAVKAADYVNSGYLWNSGNFMFPAAVLLDEYRKVDAASVETVSNAVTNAGRDLGFVTLEPEAFGAAKAISIDYAVMEKTSRAAVVPVSCGWSDVGSWHAVWELSEKDAQGNAAHGTAVFEDSRNCNVTTDSALVALEGVDDLVVVATADAVLVSRQKDANGLKRLVTKLKTVAPKVTEEHLKVHRPWGSYQSVDNGARHQVKRIVVKPGGRLSLQKHHHRAEHWIVVRGAAQVTVNETVKTVHENESIYIPMGAVHRLENPGKIMLELIEVQTGSYLGEDDIIRIEDDYQRS
- the murJ gene encoding murein biosynthesis integral membrane protein MurJ; this encodes MLGRIFTVGGYTLLSRLTGFARDIMLAAILGAGPVADAFFVALRLPNHFRAIFAEGAFNAAWVPAYAHVHGEKGEAAAKLFADRIFTLLLASQVLLLIVAWLFMPQAMSILAPGFSEDAEQRKLAIELTRITFPYLLLITLVTLYGGMLNVMQRFASAAAASIFLNVAMMMTLAVAVWFPTAGHAAAWGVLISGFLQYFLLAGDLARHGGLPRFAPLKLDEDVRGFFKALGPATLGSMGTQVALFADTIIATFLPAGALSALYYADRLNQLPIGVIGIAIGTVLLPEMSRRITANDHDGAMRAQRRAFDFTLLFSVPFVAAFLTVPDAIMRALFARGAFSKADAAAAGATLAAYAIGLIPFVLIRSAVATFYARKDTATPVRASLTGIAVNVALKVALMGSLAQIGLALATAVGVWTNLLLVLFFAVRRGFLVLDRAWLMSIGKFLLIGIILAAAFWLIARFSHSILGSMHFQDEATLALLAVGGTIVYALAILVLFGRKWLVSLVRG
- a CDS encoding NAD-dependent epimerase, giving the protein MTDQAILVTGAAGFIGFHLARQLLAEGRPVVGLDNLNSYYDPALKQARLELLSRDSRFAFVKADLADRGAMSALFARHRFTQVVHMAAQAGVRYSIEQPQAYADSNLQGFLNVLEGCRHNGCRHLVYASSSSVYGANTKLPFAVKDRTDHPVSFYAATKKANEVMAQSYSHLYRLPVTALRFFTIYGPWGRPDMAMFLFVNAIMEGRPIRLFNHGRMRRDFTYIDDVTRVVSKLIDRVPVDDPAAANAPSKVYNVGNHHPEELMHVVGLLEQELGRTAIKELLPMQPGDVLETFADVKDLMRDTGFAPSTPIAQGVRNFVTWYRDYFKV
- a CDS encoding xanthine dehydrogenase family protein molybdopterin-binding subunit, which translates into the protein MAAPIKFGVGQSVLRKEDDALIRGKGRYTDDYAPQAALRCLMLRSPHAHAKYTIDAGRARGLPGVALILTADDVKDLGNLPCLFNLETDPFTGPPYPILAKDEVRHVGDSIAFVVAETIDQARDAIEAIEVKWSPLPAVTGVVNAVKKGAPQVWPDKAGNVLFDVSIGDKAATEAAFAKAHAVAEISIVNPRVVASFMETRAAVCEYDAKRDHLTLTVGSQGSHRLRDILCQNVLNIPTDKMRVICPDVGGGFGTKLFPYREYALMAVAARKLKKAVKWAADRSEHFMGDAQGRDNVTTAKMALTEDGKFLAMDCDLMGDMGAYLSTFGPYIPHGGAGMLPGLYDIQAFHCRVRTIFTHSVPVDAYRGAGRPEAAYVIERLVDACARKLDMTPDAIRRKNFIQPKALPYKTATGKVYDSGDFAAHLKRAMEIAEWKEFPKRAKAAKKGGLIRGIGLASYVEICGVMGEETANVRLDPNGDVTVLIGTQSSGQGHQTAYAQIVAEQFGLPPERVHIRQGDTDEIATGLGTGGSASIPTGGVCVERAAGDLGKKLKELAAQALEASAGDLEITDGVVRISGTDRSVSFADLAKRPGVDPAKLNGSATFASADGTYPNGTHLAEVEIDPATGIIKIVNYVIVDDFGKTLNPLLLAGQVHGGAMQGIGQALMEQVVYGAGDGQLITATFMDYALPRAADGPAFVFETANVPCKTNPLGVKGAGEAGAIGSCPAIVNAIVDALWREYKIDHIDMPATPERVWIAINEHHRRHSL
- a CDS encoding DUF1127 domain-containing protein, whose amino-acid sequence is MPPQLTNTTSEPEVDAARLRLDFSIALSLLGRYWRAFWRQRSRVTLHDLSDRELMDIGLTRGEIEHIAPERAIERLRDRAADLWRRSGM
- a CDS encoding Gfo/Idh/MocA family oxidoreductase yields the protein MSSKGSAPAKAGLRVGVIGAGVMGSNHARVLSGLPGVSLVGVVDPSPAHLTRTTELAGCQGFETLDQLFAAGVDAVTIAAPTHLHHEVALACIAKNIHVLVEKPIASTVEEGREIVAAARDAGVTLMVGHVERFNPAVAAVKQAIAGEDILSIAITRVGPFPPRMSNVGVVIDLAVHDIDLIRWFTESDIVEVQPQLSSAVAEREDIALLQFRTANGVLAHINTNWLTPFKARSVTVATRGKYVMGDLLTRQVTECFGFKPDGSYSMRHLPVGHDEPLRAELIAFLKAVRHGETPAVTGDEGVASLEIATQCLETPSRPAATAPARKEPRRVAG
- a CDS encoding cytochrome c, whose amino-acid sequence is MKRTMIVAGALLLGAGAVMAQQEIAVQQDNLMRSIAKNQYGVIQKMTKGDIPFDQKAADHAIANIEADVAKIAKTFEVNPKQDVVNATYGASPKVWQNKADFDSKIPPVQKAIADVKGKITDVASLKAAYTAINDRCTDCHETYRLKLK
- a CDS encoding DegT/DnrJ/EryC1/StrS family aminotransferase — translated: MNQHLRSEPIPFIDVASQRRRLGASLDAAVKRVMDHCQFVNGPEVFELEKQLAAYSGAKHVIGCASGTDAILMVMMAKNVGPGDAVFCPSFTFIATASPVARTGATPVYVDVDETTFNMSPESLKRGIATARKAGLKPVAVIPVDLFGQPADHDAIAEIARAEGLFVLDDAAQGFGASYKGRKLGTLALATATSFFPAKPLGCFGDGGAIFTDDDELAATLRSIRVHGQGVDKYDNVRLGLTGRLDTMQAAVLIEKLKIFDDEIAARNRVAERYARGLSNVVTVPRLAPGNTSVWAQYTIRLPEGTDRDGFAAALKAQGVPTAIYYGKSMHQQTAYKQYPVAEGGLPGCERLSQDVISLPMHAYLTEADQERIIAAVRGALAG